A single window of Magnetococcus marinus MC-1 DNA harbors:
- the pdxJ gene encoding pyridoxine 5'-phosphate synthase — protein MILLGVNIDHIATLRQARGERYPDPVDAAFAAERAGADSITVHLREDRRHIQDRDVVLLQQTCQTKINLEMAASEPMLTLAERWKPQDCCLVPEKRHELTTEGGLDVVGNRHRLADAVARLHDAGIRVSLFVDPDLEQISAAGAIGATVVEMHTGRYANAATQAQRNLELEQLYRAAHQASLNGLTVHAGHGLTYHNVQPIARLPDLKELNIGHAIIARAVMVGMESAVKEMKRLMREAVKTP, from the coding sequence ATGATTTTACTGGGTGTCAATATTGATCACATCGCAACCCTACGTCAGGCTCGGGGGGAGCGTTATCCCGATCCGGTTGATGCCGCTTTTGCGGCAGAACGGGCCGGTGCCGATAGCATAACCGTCCATCTGCGCGAGGATCGTCGTCATATCCAGGATCGTGATGTGGTGCTGCTCCAGCAAACCTGCCAGACCAAGATTAATTTAGAGATGGCCGCCAGTGAGCCAATGCTGACGCTTGCGGAGCGCTGGAAACCGCAAGATTGCTGTCTGGTCCCTGAAAAACGGCATGAATTAACCACCGAAGGGGGCTTGGATGTGGTGGGTAATCGGCATAGGCTCGCCGACGCAGTAGCCCGTTTGCACGATGCCGGTATTCGTGTCTCGCTCTTTGTAGATCCAGATTTGGAGCAGATTTCTGCGGCAGGCGCCATTGGTGCAACGGTGGTTGAGATGCACACTGGCCGCTATGCCAATGCAGCGACGCAAGCACAACGCAACTTGGAGCTTGAGCAGCTTTACCGCGCGGCCCATCAGGCCAGCCTCAATGGGTTAACCGTCCATGCTGGGCATGGTTTGACCTATCACAATGTACAACCCATTGCCAGATTGCCCGATTTGAAGGAGCTCAATATCGGTCACGCCATCATTGCCCGTGCTGTGATGGTCGGCATGGAGAGCGCCGTCAAAGAGATGAAACGGTTGATGCGTGAAGCGGTTAAAACACCATGA
- the acpS gene encoding holo-ACP synthase: MIVGIGNDLVEIQRLTNMLNKGHGQRFLERCFTQQEQQLCNGRSTPQRACCYAKRFAAKEAVIKALGVGFRQGLWFTDIEVLPNQLGRPTVTLHGATAQWLACHHPGQVNIHLSLSDEKGLAIATALIECHPLAMAPS; the protein is encoded by the coding sequence ATGATTGTTGGTATTGGCAATGATTTGGTCGAAATTCAGCGGTTGACCAATATGTTGAATAAAGGCCATGGCCAGCGTTTTTTAGAGCGCTGTTTTACGCAGCAAGAGCAACAGCTATGCAATGGGCGCAGCACGCCACAACGTGCTTGTTGTTACGCCAAACGGTTTGCCGCCAAAGAGGCGGTTATCAAAGCCCTTGGGGTTGGTTTTCGACAGGGGTTATGGTTTACCGATATTGAAGTGCTACCCAATCAGTTGGGGCGGCCAACTGTAACCCTACACGGAGCCACCGCCCAATGGTTGGCTTGTCATCATCCTGGCCAAGTTAACATTCACCTAAGCTTGAGTGATGAAAAGGGACTGGCCATCGCCACCGCCCTTATTGAGTGCCACCCTTTGGCCATGGCACCTTCATAA